One stretch of Trichomycterus rosablanca isolate fTriRos1 chromosome 3, fTriRos1.hap1, whole genome shotgun sequence DNA includes these proteins:
- the stmn1b gene encoding stathmin 1b, which yields MASSGDIQVKELDKRASGQAFEVILSPTAPDAKGEFPVSTPKKKEVSLDEIQKKLEAAEERRKNHEAEVLKHLAGKREHEKEVLQKAMEENNNFSKMAEEKLNQKMEANKENKTKQMAALNEKFKEKDKKLEEVRKNKETKDDGEAEGN from the exons ATGGCGTCCTCTGGAG ACATTCAGGTTAAAGAGCTGGACAAGCGTGCCTCAGGACAGGCATTTGAGGTCATTCTGAGCCCCACTGCACCAGATGCTAAAGGAGAATTTCCTGTGTCCACCCCAAAAAAGAAGGAGGTGTCTTTGGATGAGATTCAAAAGAAACTGGAAGCAGCAGAGGAAAGACGCAAG AATCACGAGGCAGAGGTGCTGAAGCACTTGGCTGGGAAGCGAGAGCACGAGAAGGAGGTTCTACAGAAAGCGATGGAGGAGAACAACAACTTTAGCAAGATGGCAGAGGAGAAACTCAACCAAAAAATGGAagcaaacaaagaaaacaaaacaaaacagatggCAGCACTGAACGAGAAATTTAAGGAGAAG GACAAGAAACTTGAAGAAGTCAGAAAGAACAAGGAGACAAAAGATGACGGCGAGGCTGAGGGAAACTGA